The following coding sequences lie in one Rutidosis leptorrhynchoides isolate AG116_Rl617_1_P2 chromosome 6, CSIRO_AGI_Rlap_v1, whole genome shotgun sequence genomic window:
- the LOC139851429 gene encoding CBL-interacting serine/threonine-protein kinase 14-like yields MSPALSEYAGEDFQQSPEKNLFGKYELGKLLGYGAFAKVYHGWDIESEQSVAIKAFNKQRIIKGGLTGHVKREISAMRRLHHPNIVRLQEVLANQKKIYFVLEFAKGGELFSKVVKSRFSEDLSRRYFQQLISAVGYCHSRGVYHRDLKPENLLLDENWNLKVSDFGLSSVTDPNQSDMVLHTMCGTPAYVAPEILAKKGYDGAKVDIWSCGIILYVLNSGYLPFNDPNLMVMYRKIYKGEYRVPKWTSPELKRFMARLLDTNPDTRITVDEIMDDPWFKVGYKDAEFGSGYFEMKDEGEEEMGRVGNLNAFDIISYSSGYNLSGLFDEQDAGEMFLSTVAPEDIIERIVDAAEDEKLTVVMKKNWCVKVDGGLYRNFTLLVQVKRLTEEIVVVEVRWRECESEPGLDIWKDRLRPVLRNLIHKPDGVVTSN; encoded by the coding sequence ATGTCGCCGGCTTTAAGTGAGTACGCCGGCGAAGATTTTCAACAATCGCCGGAAAAAAACCTTTTCGGTAAGTACGAATTAGGTAAACTTCTCGGCTATGGCGCTTTCGCTAAAGTCTACCACGGTTGGGACATCGAGTCCGAACAGAGTGTCGCCATTAAAGCGTTTAATAAACAACGGATCATAAAAGGCGGTTTAACCGGTCACGTTAAACGCGAAATATCCGCCATGCGACGACTTCATCATCCCAATATCGTTCGATTACAAGAAGTGTTAGCGAATCAAAAGAAGATTTATTTCGTGTTAGAATTCGCAAAAGGCGGGGAGTTATTTTCAAAAGTAGTGAAATCGCGGTTTAGTGAAGATCTCAGCCGTAGATATTTTCAGCAATTGATCTCGGCCGTTGGTTATTGTCACTCACGTGGCGTGTACCATCGTGATTTAAAGCCGGAGAATCTTTTATTAGACGAGAATTGGAATTTAAAAGTTTCGGATTTCGGGTTATCATCTGTGACGGATCCAAATCAGTCGGATATGGTTTTACATACGATGTGTGGGACACCTGCTTACGTGGCACCCGAGATTTTAGCTAAGAAAGGTTACGATGGTGCAAAAGTTGATATTTGGTCATGTGGGATTATTTTGTATGTTTTAAACTCGGgttatttaccgtttaatgacccgaATTTAATGGTGATGTATAGGAAAATATATAAAGGGGAATATCGGGTCCCAAAATGGACGTCGCCGGAGCTAAAAAGATTTATGGCGCGTTTGCTTGATACGAATCCTGATACTAGGATTACTGTCGATGAAATTATGGATGATCCATGGTTTAAAGTCGGGTACAAGGATGCTGAATTTGGTTCGGGTTATTTTGAGATGAAAGACGAAGGGGAGGAAGAAATGGGTCGGGTCGGAAACTTGAATGCGTTCGATATAATATCGTATTCGTCGGGTTATAATTTGTCGGGTTTGTTTGACGAACAAGATGCGGGTGAGATGTTTTTGTCCACGGTGGCACCGGAGGATATAATTGAGAGGATAGTGGATGCAGCGGAGGACGAGAAATTGACGGTGGTGATGAAAAAAAATTGGTGTGTGAAAGTTGATGGAGGGTTATATCGTAATTTTACATTGTTGGTTCAGGTAAAAAGGTTAACGGAAGAAATAGTGGTGGTTGAAGTTCGTTGGAGAGAGTGTGAAAGTGAACCGGGTTTAGATATTTGGAAAGATAGACTTAGACCGGTGTTGAGAAATTTAATTCATAAACCCGACGGTGTAGTTACAAGTAATTGA